One window from the genome of Thermococcus sp. EP1 encodes:
- a CDS encoding UPF0147 family protein, with amino-acid sequence MSDVEVRIQQIVQVLREQVVQDTIVPRNIRRAAEKAIESLMDTNKEPTVRAADAIAILEEISEDPNMPMHTRTIIWEVLGALEQIK; translated from the coding sequence ATGAGCGACGTAGAAGTAAGAATTCAACAAATTGTCCAGGTTCTGAGGGAACAAGTTGTCCAAGACACAATAGTACCTAGAAATATTAGAAGAGCTGCTGAGAAGGCCATAGAAAGCTTGATGGACACTAATAAAGAGCCAACTGTGAGAGCTGCAGATGCAATTGCGATTCTTGAAGAAATTAGTGAAGATCCCAATATGCCAATGCACACAAGAACGATAATCTGGGAAGTTTTAGGAGCTTTGGAGCAAATCAAATGA
- a CDS encoding aldolase, which produces MSRLVKSIIEKYSHLAHERGLTAAFGGNLSILFNGKIFIKATGSVMDDLTSEQIAVVDLEGNPLNPIRPSSEWKLHVEVYKRRKDVKAIAHLHPPYSIISSTKVKEELPIITPEAEVYLKKIPIVPFKPAGSWELARETAKYLETYDAVIMENHGVVTVGRSLREAYYKVELVEESAKLWYLKEKGM; this is translated from the coding sequence ATGAGTAGGCTTGTCAAAAGCATTATAGAGAAATATTCCCATTTGGCACATGAAAGAGGCTTAACGGCAGCTTTTGGGGGGAATTTAAGCATCCTATTCAATGGAAAAATATTTATAAAGGCTACGGGATCTGTGATGGATGATCTTACCTCAGAACAGATAGCAGTAGTAGACCTAGAAGGTAATCCTTTGAATCCCATTCGTCCATCTTCTGAGTGGAAGCTTCATGTAGAAGTGTATAAACGAAGAAAAGACGTTAAAGCAATAGCACATCTTCATCCTCCTTATTCTATAATCTCCTCAACCAAAGTCAAGGAAGAGCTTCCGATAATAACACCCGAAGCTGAGGTATATCTGAAGAAGATACCAATAGTCCCGTTTAAACCTGCAGGGAGCTGGGAATTAGCTAGAGAAACGGCAAAATACCTAGAGACGTATGATGCGGTTATTATGGAGAATCACGGGGTAGTGACTGTGGGAAGGAGTTTAAGAGAGGCGTATTATAAGGTAGAATTAGTAGAAGAAAGCGCAAAGTTATGGTATTTAAAAGAGAAAGGCATGTAA